In the genome of Aspergillus luchuensis IFO 4308 DNA, chromosome 2, nearly complete sequence, one region contains:
- a CDS encoding ferric reductase family protein (COG:P,Q;~EggNog:ENOG410PFX0;~InterPro:IPR017938,IPR017927,IPR013130,IPR013121, IPR039261,IPR013112;~PFAM:PF01794,PF08030;~SECRETED:SignalP(1-16);~TransMembrane:7 (n4-11c16/17o40-58i124-146o158-176i197-215o235-253i265-284o290-313i);~go_function: GO:0016491 - oxidoreductase activity [Evidence IEA];~go_process: GO:0055114 - oxidation-reduction process [Evidence IEA]) has translation MHSLLLCSSLVGLASAAELGKRHGGGHSFYEMLNDDLARLSLLVLGLMAAFIYVWKMWHRLASHMRRLASFNNEHQRYFIRPDSMLAKIHNHIVYAPLFRTRHNREFQLSRAVNMGTLPSRFHFFIVVGIIVMNVVLCVVTVPYGTEESTVAGLIRNRTGTMATVNLIPVVLMAGRNNPLITLLQVPFDTFNLIHRWLARIVVLEAIAHVFAFAIPEAQEAGWSLVGMLFGESSFMLSGLIAGCAFTALLVHSPSPIRHAFYETFLHFHIAFVALSFAFLWIHLDGLVSQNYLLAAIILWALERAARILIIVYRNCGRECTTAHVETLPGDALRITLKMARPWTFKPGQHMYLYIPSIGFWMSHPFSVGWSEAEEIPASEKGIPMTQQDLASLQKTTVSLLIRRRTGFTDKLFKRAQNSPSGRISLRAFAEGPYGSIHTMDSYGTVMLFAGGVGITHQVPFVRHLVQGFAEGTVAARRVTLVWIIQSPEHLEWIRPWMTSILAMDRRREVLRIMLFITRPRNTKEIQSPSTTVQMFPGRPNVDTLINMEVENQVGAMGVLVCGNGSLSDDVRRVCRKRQDQTQVDFIEESFTW, from the exons AtgcattctcttcttctttgctcgTCCCTGGTCGGACTTGCTTCTGCAGCAGAGCTCGGAAAGCGTCATGGAGGGGGCCATTCGTTTTATGAAATGCTCAATGACGACCTCGCTCGTCTCAGTCTGCTGGTCCTGGGCCTAATGGCTGCCTTCATCTATGTCTGGAAGATGTGGCATCGTCTTGCCAGTCATATGAGGCGACTGGCAAGTTTTAACAATGAACACCAGCGGTACTTCATTCGCCCCGACAGCATGCTCGCAAAAATCCACAACCATATCGTCTATGCCCCGTTGTTCCGTACACGCCACAACCGCGAGTTCCAGCTCTCCCGAGCTGTCAACATGGGCACGCTACCCAGTCGGTTTCACTTCTTCATCGTGGTGGGCATTATCGTTATGAACGTCGTCCTTTGCGTTGTCACCGTACCCTATGGGACCGAGGAGTCCACGGTTGCGGGCCTGATCCGCAACCGCACCGGAACCATGGCGACAGTGAACCTTATCCCGGTGGTGCTCATGGCCGGCAGGAACAATCCCCTGATTACCCTGCTTCAAGTGCCGTTTGACACCTTCAATCTGATTCACCGCTGGCTCGCTCGCATTGTCGTCTTGGAGGCAATCGCCCATGTGTTTGCTTTTGCGATCCCGGAGGCCCAGGAAG CCGGTTGGAGTCTTGTTGGAATGCTTTTCGGAGAGAGCAGCTTCATGCTGAGTGGATTGATC GCTGGCTGCGCCTTCACTGCTCTTCTTGTGCActcaccctcccccatccgCCATGCATTCTACGAGACcttcctccacttccacATTGCGTTCGTTGCGCTTTCGTTCGCCTTCCTGTGGATACACTTGGATGGCCTGGTGTCCCAGAACTacctcctcgccgccatcatcctctggGCTCTCGAG AGAGCCGCCCGAATCCTCATCATTGTGTACCGTAACTGCGGAAGGGAGTGCACGACAGCGCATGTCGAGACCCTCCCGGGCGATGCCCTGCGAATCACCCTGAAGATGGCACGGCCGTGGACCTTCAAGCCTGGCCAACACATGTACTTGtacatcccatccattgGTTTCTGGATGAGCCACCCCTTCTCCGTCGGGTGGAGCGAAGCCGAAGAAATCCCCGCAAGCGAAAAAGGCATCCCTATGACCCAACAAGACCTTGCGAGTCTCCAGAAGACGACCGTCTCCTTGCTGATTCGTCGCCGCACTGGGTTCACCGACAAACTCTTCAAGCGTGCTCAAAACTCTCCCAGTGGACGGATTTCCTTGCGGGCGTTCGCAGAAGGCCCGTACGGCAGCATCCACACCATGGACTCCTACGGCACGGTCATGCTCTTTGCAGGCGGTGTCGGCATCACACATCAAGTACCATTCGTGCGGCATCTCGTCCAGGGCTTTGCCGAAGGGACCGTGGCGGCCCGTCGCGTTACCCTGGTCTGGATCATCCAGTCCCCCGAACACCTCGAGTGGATCCGGCCCTGGATGACCAGCATTCTGGCGATGGACCGCCGTCGCGAAGTCCTTCGGATCATGCTGTTCATCACCCGCCCGCGTAACACCAAGGAGATCCAGagccccagcaccaccgtTCAAATGTTCCCGGGTCGTCCTAACGTTGACACGCTGATCAACATGGAGGTCGAGAACCAGGTTGGAGCGATGGGAGTGCTGGTATGTGGAAACGGAAGCCTGAGCGATGATGTTCGACGGGTGTGCCGCAAGAGACAGGACCAAACGCAAGTGGATTTCATCGAGGAGAGTTTTACCTGGTAA
- a CDS encoding uncharacterized protein (TransMembrane:3 (o40-63i75-91o97-120i)): MLGPDESPANPQCSNPAKGVCLIEKVLHWPSGDLSQFCSFFFFFVDFSFSFSSFPASQLSLLLSAFPFTYRLQDSQSLLSLPTLLLFGYLSHAPQSIWLASASLLVDCWLLVPIFIFLFIL; the protein is encoded by the coding sequence TGCTCCAATCCAGCCAAGGGCGTGTGCTTGATTGAGAAGGTTTTGCACTGGCCCTCTGGAGATCTTTCTCAATTCTgctcgttcttcttcttcttcgtagacttttctttttctttttcctcttttcctgcTTCTCAGCTTTCCCTTTTGTTAAGCGCTTTCCCCTTCACATATCGGCTACAGGATAGTCAgtcccttctttcccttccaaccCTACTACTTTTTGGGTACCTATCCCACGCCCCCCAATCGATTTGGCTCGCTTCTGCCTCGCTGTTGGTCGATTGTTGGCTGTTGGTAccgatttttatttttttgttCATTCTTTAA